In one Chitinophaga sancti genomic region, the following are encoded:
- a CDS encoding Ig-like domain-containing protein, translating to MGYDPTTCFNSLRDQSLGPCPNALGTAVSYHCTDAQETNITHEYCSQNNLYYKPFKYMEAYDPSLCAPTEYDAKKCNEQVFDDLDHLVDYLLAHPNMKKRECWCCCSCMAYGTPIAIPTGLKAIEKIVEGEEVMSGALTNTNGKLTFTWTPATVTFSQGTPPTDPLSGIATTMVFIYCREDLGLISTEDQLLMTSAGTLKQANTLKPGDQLVTVDGEPVAIQSIKIGNWSGGVHHITAGKPFTGDINGHLISAGSFVVGDFSVQLDPTALGEKFEAGPPIGSTEYDKANEATKLKTGVYSMNGAAVEKISLPKNFKLFRDEALYIPFNAKTLITNEQAIDIVGNPNAYFRPYGNKSGVDILRYLFKLYKGFYPEYTFYLDWENITPNAYAFDAYGTKTVVISGGLVRLQGMYQEGLAFIISYGIASLSNPIIYNGPHPLPTIQADYYGMGLVMPTTWYTTAYDVSDKAIAQMKQFWGYISEENQQGNPENNQDFPSIKCRINTLMYAQMGGNLPACAQPPQSLLKLTGEEVGILSNQKPFVWLSFNQDLDEASSEAPANYSFSPEATISSVAISPNNNKAVIIVADFQENVEYTVTVKQIKSNTGSPLDPQKSTIKFTAQ from the coding sequence ATGGGTTACGATCCTACTACATGCTTCAATTCTCTTCGGGACCAAAGCTTAGGCCCCTGTCCCAACGCCCTGGGCACCGCCGTTTCCTACCACTGCACAGATGCGCAGGAAACCAACATCACACATGAATACTGTTCTCAGAACAATCTGTATTACAAACCATTCAAATACATGGAGGCTTACGACCCCAGTTTGTGTGCGCCTACTGAATATGATGCTAAAAAATGTAATGAACAGGTATTCGACGATCTGGACCATCTCGTAGACTATCTGCTCGCGCATCCTAACATGAAAAAGCGTGAATGCTGGTGCTGTTGCTCATGTATGGCATATGGAACCCCGATTGCCATCCCTACAGGATTAAAAGCGATTGAAAAAATAGTGGAGGGAGAAGAGGTGATGAGCGGTGCTCTAACCAATACCAACGGAAAACTGACTTTTACCTGGACCCCTGCTACTGTTACCTTCAGCCAGGGAACACCACCCACTGATCCTCTAAGTGGTATTGCCACCACTATGGTATTCATCTACTGCCGGGAAGACCTCGGACTCATTTCCACCGAAGACCAGCTGCTGATGACCTCCGCCGGTACTCTGAAACAGGCAAACACCCTAAAGCCCGGCGACCAATTGGTGACAGTAGATGGAGAACCCGTTGCCATCCAGAGTATTAAGATCGGTAACTGGTCAGGCGGCGTACATCACATTACAGCAGGCAAGCCTTTCACAGGAGATATCAATGGACATCTCATCAGTGCCGGCAGCTTTGTGGTGGGAGACTTTTCTGTACAGCTGGACCCTACAGCGCTGGGTGAAAAATTTGAAGCCGGCCCTCCTATTGGCTCAACAGAATATGACAAAGCCAATGAAGCCACCAAACTCAAAACAGGCGTCTATTCTATGAATGGAGCAGCAGTTGAAAAAATCAGTCTGCCTAAAAACTTTAAACTGTTTCGTGATGAAGCACTTTACATTCCCTTCAATGCAAAAACCCTCATCACCAACGAACAGGCTATTGATATTGTAGGCAATCCAAACGCTTATTTCCGTCCTTATGGTAATAAAAGCGGGGTTGATATTCTTCGGTATCTCTTTAAATTATATAAAGGATTTTATCCGGAATACACCTTTTATCTCGACTGGGAGAATATTACGCCCAATGCATACGCGTTTGATGCCTATGGTACAAAAACAGTGGTTATTTCAGGCGGCCTGGTAAGATTACAGGGGATGTATCAGGAAGGGCTTGCCTTCATTATTTCCTACGGTATTGCTAGTCTTTCCAATCCGATAATTTACAATGGCCCCCATCCATTACCCACCATTCAGGCAGACTACTATGGTATGGGATTAGTGATGCCTACCACCTGGTATACTACGGCCTATGATGTTTCGGACAAAGCCATTGCGCAGATGAAACAGTTCTGGGGATATATCTCTGAAGAGAATCAACAGGGTAATCCGGAGAATAACCAGGACTTTCCTTCTATCAAATGCAGAATTAACACGCTGATGTATGCACAGATGGGTGGCAACCTCCCCGCCTGCGCCCAACCTCCGCAATCACTGCTCAAGCTTACAGGCGAAGAGGTAGGTATCCTGAGCAATCAAAAACCATTCGTATGGTTGTCATTCAACCAGGATCTTGATGAGGCCAGCTCAGAGGCCCCGGCCAACTATTCATTTAGCCCTGAAGCAACGATCAGCTCTGTAGCCATATCCCCCAACAATAATAAAGCGGTGATAATTGTTGCCGATTTTCAGGAAAATGTGGAATATACCGTTACGGTCAAACAGATCAAAAGTAATACCGGCTCTCCTCTGGACCCTCAAAAAAGCACCATTAAATTTACCGCACAATAA
- a CDS encoding ferritin-like domain-containing protein, producing MNINPKRDHFILPILEWVKTNTKPKDSASKAMFTSSGKPISHCDHLKDAKPFKVPSQFNGKDYITMLLQIDAEIEQGLMLQYLYSAYSIGGPNISAKHQEKVHTWQNIILGIAKEEMGHFISVQNVLKVIGAPLNFGRESYPWDSPFYPFPFTLEKFSLGSLAKYVYAEAPCDWLEGDDPLAAEIRESVDATVSDPHTVGALFIVLLQLINDPKVISDETFQAGTFNFQAKFDEWGRGYTGGNRGSDGKGIYTRSPDVLVAPLLSRDDAYNALSEIAEQGEGLDTKENAIPSHFERFLHIYKEYKAILEETNGTFDPSRNVATNPHVGSETHIAAETPSDSAATGEETDEITDPQAILWANLCDIRYRLLLNFLNHSFLLDNGFNNSGNSSPRGMIINSAFGEMYNLRSLASILVQTPVAKNSKKMAGPPFTLPYTFDLPFGEHNRWRLHKDLLEGSNNIIKQLKGFKDQPHIQYLNGLQEADQKLLRAIVDLTAGNLV from the coding sequence ATGAATATCAACCCGAAAAGAGATCATTTCATTTTGCCAATATTAGAATGGGTCAAGACCAATACCAAGCCAAAGGACAGTGCATCAAAAGCCATGTTTACATCCAGTGGCAAGCCTATAAGCCATTGTGATCATTTAAAAGACGCAAAACCTTTTAAGGTACCATCTCAATTTAATGGGAAGGATTATATTACAATGCTGCTCCAGATAGATGCCGAAATAGAGCAGGGCCTGATGCTACAGTACCTTTACTCAGCTTATAGTATCGGCGGGCCAAACATATCAGCAAAGCACCAGGAAAAAGTCCATACATGGCAAAACATCATTCTGGGTATTGCAAAAGAAGAAATGGGGCATTTCATCTCTGTACAGAATGTGTTGAAAGTGATTGGGGCTCCGTTAAATTTTGGAAGAGAGAGTTATCCATGGGATAGCCCTTTCTATCCGTTCCCTTTCACGCTGGAAAAATTCTCTCTTGGTTCGCTTGCCAAATATGTTTACGCAGAAGCACCTTGTGACTGGCTGGAAGGCGATGATCCTTTAGCCGCCGAAATTCGGGAATCGGTAGATGCAACCGTATCCGATCCACATACTGTCGGCGCATTGTTTATAGTGCTGCTTCAATTAATCAACGATCCTAAAGTAATATCGGATGAAACTTTTCAGGCAGGAACCTTTAACTTCCAGGCTAAGTTTGATGAGTGGGGCCGTGGATATACCGGGGGCAACAGGGGAAGTGACGGTAAAGGCATTTATACAAGAAGTCCCGATGTATTGGTCGCGCCATTATTATCCCGCGACGATGCTTATAATGCACTGTCGGAGATAGCAGAACAGGGGGAAGGTTTAGATACGAAAGAGAATGCTATACCTTCTCATTTTGAGCGGTTCCTGCACATTTATAAAGAGTACAAAGCGATACTGGAAGAAACCAATGGTACTTTCGATCCTTCCCGTAACGTAGCTACCAATCCCCATGTGGGCTCAGAAACTCATATCGCAGCGGAAACCCCGTCTGATTCAGCGGCAACCGGTGAGGAAACGGATGAAATTACAGACCCGCAGGCGATACTCTGGGCCAATTTGTGTGACATTCGTTACCGGTTATTACTCAATTTCCTGAACCATAGTTTTTTATTGGATAATGGCTTTAATAATTCCGGCAATTCCTCTCCCCGTGGAATGATCATCAATTCTGCATTTGGTGAAATGTATAATTTAAGAAGTCTGGCTTCCATCCTGGTGCAGACCCCGGTAGCTAAGAACAGCAAAAAAATGGCAGGCCCTCCGTTTACGCTTCCTTATACATTTGATTTGCCTTTTGGGGAACATAACCGATGGCGATTGCACAAAGATCTGCTGGAAGGCTCAAATAATATTATAAAGCAGCTAAAGGGATTTAAAGATCAGCCGCATATTCAATATTTGAATGGGTTGCAGGAAGCCGATCAGAAACTATTACGGGCAATTGTAGATCTGACAGCAGGTAACTTGGTGTGA